From the Candidatus Paceibacterota bacterium genome, the window ATTTTTCGCTTGGCCGTTTTGTAGATATTGATCAAAGTCAGTCACCAACATTTTAGTAATGGCTTCAGAGGTGGAAGCCTTGATCACCTGTGGTCCAACCGGCCAGTCCAAAGTTTTGGAATAACCGAGAGTGTAATTAATTTGTTTAACCACATGCGGAGTCACCAGATTTCCACCATTAGCTAAAGCGCTTTCCGCCCTGACCATTTCCATCGGCGTCATGGCAATACCCTGACCGAAAGCAGCCGTCCAATGCTCAATGTCGCGCGGACTGTCCAAGTTTTTGATTAAGCCATTCGTTTCGTTCGGTAAATCAATACCCGTTTTCTGGCCCAAGCCGAATTTTTTCATATAATCGGAAAAGGTTTTGTTACCGATTTTACTTTCGGCGAAAGCGAAACCGGTGTTCAAAGACTGCCCGAGAGCCTGCTGCAAACTAATGTACCCTCGACCCTTCAAGTCGAAGTTGTGAATGGTGTAACCATTGGCGCTCATCGAACCGGTGTCATTATACATGGTGTTGGCATTAATGACGCCGGTATCAAGACCGATAGCCATTGTAAAGGGCTTAACAATGGAGCCCATTTCGTGAACATTTTCCACTAATGGATTACTGAAGATGTTGGAAGACTTTTCTTTCTGAAAACTGTTTGGATTAAAAGTCGGATCAACGGCCATGGCGTAGATTTCTCCATTTTTCGGATTGATGATAATACCGCCGGCGCTCTCGGAAGAATAATCGTGCATTACGCCGTCTAAAGTGCTCTGAAGCGTGGCTTGAACGGTCGGTTCTATAGTAGTAACGATGTCCCCTTCCAAAGAATCCTGCTCGGTAATGGTTTTGTCCAAATTGGAAAAAATTTCGGCAAAAAAATTAACGTACATATCGTCATTCCCACGTGAAAGAGTACTGTCATATTTTCTCTCCAGTCCGTAGCGCCCCGATAAATCATTGCCACTATTGCCACTATAAGCGACAAAACCGAGGGCGTGTGCCGCTAAAGTGTTGCCGGGGTAAAAGCGCCACTGGGATTTATAAATGCCGAGACCGGGAATTTTCAGATTGTTGATGGCATTAGCCGGTGTTGGATCAACTTTAGTAGCTATCTCAATATAGGTTTGATTTTTGTTGGCAGCCTTGCTTAAAAAATCTGTCTTGTCCAGAGTCGGCAGATAAGTTTTTATTTTTTCATAAGTGGCGTCCGGGTTGTTAGTTAAAGTCTTAGGGTTGATAGCAACTGTAAAGCCGGCTTTCAGCGTGGCCCCCGAAATCAGAGTACCATTCTTGTCGGTAAAATAAATGTCGCCTCGATTGAACATTGAATCGGGCGATTGAACGTATTGGCGATCAGCTTTCTGGGCAAAATCGCTGCCATGCACAATTTGAAGAAGATAGAGTTTGCCAATCAGACAGAGGCCGAAAAGGAGGACACCGATGGAAATAAACCTTATTCTGGTCTGAAAATTAGGCTTCGCCATCAGCTCGGACATTAAGCCTATTCTACCGTATTGGAAGAGAGGCGGCCAAGAGCCGGCCGGTTAATATATTTAGTGTCAGTGGTCTGACTAAAGCCCAGGGAATGGGCCAAGTTGAGATTGATGTTATTTTTCAGAGACATGTAATTTGATTCCAGAGATCCTAATTGAGTGTTGAGAAGAGTGATATTCTTCTCGGCCCGCTGTCTTGCCACTACATTCCAGACAGTTTTGTTCACCAAATATCCATAAATTCCGACAAATAAAATTAGGGCCAAAATAACTCCCCAAAAAACTACTGGTGATTCCAGTCTGTTTAACGATCCCGTTCTATTTAATTGTAATGCGCGAGCTCTCATTTTATTTTTTCTACAAGCCTCAACTTTGCACTGCGAGAGCGAGGATTTGCCTTAATCTCTTCCCTACTTGGTACAATAGCCTTCTTGTTAATTAAACTAATAAATAATTCTTTCTTTTTATTATTGAAAAATTGTTTGACAATCCGATCTTCCAAGCTGTGAAAGGAAATCACTGCCAGTCGGCCGCCGATTTCCAATCTCTCCAGTGCCTTTATCAATCCTTCTTTCAGAGCGCTTAATTCGTCGTTAGTAGCAATGCGCAGGGCCTGAAAAGTACGAGTGGCAAAGTGGATTTTGCCACGGCGGTAAAAGACTGGAACGGCCCTTTCGATGATTCGAACTAAATCGAAAGTAGTCTCAATGACCTTCTTTTGCCGTTCGGCCACAATCGCTTTAGCAATTCGTCGAGAGAATCGTTCTCCGCCGAAACCGTAGATGATATCGGCCAGATTTTCTTCCTGCCAAGTGTTGACGATGTTTCGGGCCGTTAAAGGCGAATTCTCTGGATTTCCGAAGGTCATTAAGAGCGGTTCGTCTTTTTGAAAGCTAAATCCCTTGCCTGATCGCTCCAGTTCATTTGAACTCAAGCCAAGGTCAAAAAGGATTTTTGTCACTTTAGGTTTACCGAGCTCGTCCAGAGCTTGGTCGAGGTTCCGAAAATTTGCCACTTTTAAGGCAAATTTTCGGCTAAAGGGCTCAATAGCCTCTTTGGCCAATTGAAGGGCTTGTGGGTCAAGATCAAAGCCTATTATCTCCACCCGCTCACCAAAGCGCCGTGCTATCTCGGCACTGTGGCCTCCGCCTCCCAAAGTAGCATCAAGAAAGATGTCTCCATCCTTAAGATCTAAATTGTCTAAACTCTGATTTAAAAGAACACTCTGGTGGACATTTTTCATTTCTCGCAGTTTTTCTTCCGCTTCCAGATGCTAGTCTCGAATTTCTTCAAGACTAGCATCTGATAGCTGACTAAATGACTCCGATTTCTCCCAATTTTTCCGCCAACTGATCAGCTTGTCGGAGAACTGTCTTTTTGTAATTGTTCCAACGTCTTTCGTTCCAGATCTCAATGCGGTTGTGAACGCCGGCAAAAACTACTTTATCTGTGAGCGCCGCAAACTCTTTTAAAAATTCAGGAATCAGGATGCGACCGATAGAATCAACTTCAATCTCGGCTGCGCCAGCTAACATAAAGCGATTAAAGCCTCGCGTGTCCTTCTGGCCAATTCCCAACGCTCCTAATTTTTCAGAGATCTTTTTCCACTCCGCCAGTGGATAGAGAAAGAGACAATTATCTAACCCGTGCGTCACAACTACTCTCTTCCCCACTTCTTTTCTGAAGCGTACCGGCAGAGAAATTCTTTTCTTGTCATCAACTGTGTGAATATATTCGCCGATCAGCATTTCATCTATATTAATTACGCGGTAGACGCTTGTGGCGAGAGAGAGTATTCCGAAATCTAAAGGCTTAGAAAAGATTTCGGAATACCACTTCTTCCCACTTGATAACTATCATATCCCACACTTATCCACCTTTCAACAGAGTTATCCACAATTCCCCATTTTGGCTCTAGGCTTCAATAATCTGGGGTTTTCGATAGGTCGGCGGCCGAATTCTCGACAAACCCCAGATTATTTTCGCTAGACCGCCAAAAAGTTCTTCTAGACAACTACTGAAATAGATAACTAAGAAAAATAAAAGTAGTTGGAAGAATAGATATTCTCTTCATAAAAAGAAAACGCCTTGGCGAGGGTAAGTCGCCAAGGCGTTTTGAATTAAGCAGCTCTTAAGCCGCAATGAGCTTCGAACGTGGATCTTCGCATGGAATCCATTCTGTTGACTGTAGAACGGAAAATTCCACTTCCACTATTTCGCTCGGATCGAGTCGTCCATCTGGAAAGCGTTCCACCATCTCTTCTAGGGAGCCGGCAAACTTCTCTTCTTTGATCTCCCCATTATTGTCGAGCTCCTTGCGAATGACCAGATAAAACTGGGCTGCCTGTTTAGGCGTTTCGACCGGCTTCTCCTCCACTCGCGTGTCACATACTTTTGGCCTCCGCGGATCCTTGCAGCGAACGAATCGGCCGTTCTTGCGCACGGAAAAGCCTGTGACATCGAGAAGATTGGCTTTCTCGATCTGCGAAAGAGATCCTTCCATCGTACCGCCCTTGTGGTAGACACGATAGATTGTGATTTTCGCCTCAATCGCTCTGTAGCTTTCCTCGGTGGCATATTTGTCCGCTACGAATTCTCGGCCGCGAATTGTTCTTTTGTAAGCCACTCGGTCGCCCTTTTTGAGTTGGAAGGCCGGCCGGGATGGGCCACTGAAATAGGGTTCCGTTTCGCCGGGTGCCAAAATGTAAGCGCCGCTCTTGTCGAAACGAATGAGTGGTGCTTTCTCCTCGTCTGGATGAATCATTCCAGACACATGATTGTCGTTGTAGATAGTTACTGTACCAAAAAGAGTTGGCCTCATGTTTTTAAAAACTGCAGACAGGCAAAAAATTAAGTCCGCGTGAGCGGACACCTGATTTGCGGATTTTACCGCTCTATTTAGAATTATAATACAATTTGGAGCAAATGTCAAAC encodes:
- a CDS encoding penicillin-binding protein 2 yields the protein MAKPNFQTRIRFISIGVLLFGLCLIGKLYLLQIVHGSDFAQKADRQYVQSPDSMFNRGDIYFTDKNGTLISGATLKAGFTVAINPKTLTNNPDATYEKIKTYLPTLDKTDFLSKAANKNQTYIEIATKVDPTPANAINNLKIPGLGIYKSQWRFYPGNTLAAHALGFVAYSGNSGNDLSGRYGLERKYDSTLSRGNDDMYVNFFAEIFSNLDKTITEQDSLEGDIVTTIEPTVQATLQSTLDGVMHDYSSESAGGIIINPKNGEIYAMAVDPTFNPNSFQKEKSSNIFSNPLVENVHEMGSIVKPFTMAIGLDTGVINANTMYNDTGSMSANGYTIHNFDLKGRGYISLQQALGQSLNTGFAFAESKIGNKTFSDYMKKFGLGQKTGIDLPNETNGLIKNLDSPRDIEHWTAAFGQGIAMTPMEMVRAESALANGGNLVTPHVVKQINYTLGYSKTLDWPVGPQVIKASTSEAITKMLVTDFDQYLQNGQAKNPHYSIAEKTGTAQIALPSGGGYYEDRYLHSFFGYLPAYDPQFLVFMYTVYPKGVRFSSETLAPAFLDLTKFLINYYNIPPDR
- the rsmH gene encoding 16S rRNA (cytosine(1402)-N(4))-methyltransferase RsmH, whose translation is MKNVHQSVLLNQSLDNLDLKDGDIFLDATLGGGGHSAEIARRFGERVEIIGFDLDPQALQLAKEAIEPFSRKFALKVANFRNLDQALDELGKPKVTKILFDLGLSSNELERSGKGFSFQKDEPLLMTFGNPENSPLTARNIVNTWQEENLADIIYGFGGERFSRRIAKAIVAERQKKVIETTFDLVRIIERAVPVFYRRGKIHFATRTFQALRIATNDELSALKEGLIKALERLEIGGRLAVISFHSLEDRIVKQFFNNKKKELFISLINKKAIVPSREEIKANPRSRSAKLRLVEKIK
- the mraZ gene encoding division/cell wall cluster transcriptional repressor MraZ gives rise to the protein MLIGEYIHTVDDKKRISLPVRFRKEVGKRVVVTHGLDNCLFLYPLAEWKKISEKLGALGIGQKDTRGFNRFMLAGAAEIEVDSIGRILIPEFLKEFAALTDKVVFAGVHNRIEIWNERRWNNYKKTVLRQADQLAEKLGEIGVI